The region ACAGTTTTGTGAAGGTGAAAGTGCACCGAATACAAGGGATTCGGACAACGAAAAAGGCTCGAAATTCGTCAAAAACGGTCGCATAAGGGTCAAAAGGGTGGGTCAAAGGGAGCCGTTCAACAGCCGCCTGCCGTTCTCCCACACCGCTCGCCGCAGCACCGCCCCATCGATCCCCTTCAGCGCGGCAACGGCCGCCCCAACGCGCGGAATCCATGCCGGTTCGGCCGGCCGCCCGCAAAAGGGACCGTCGAAGGGCCACGGTCCGTCGGTCTCGAGGAGGAGCTGCGTAAGGGGCACGCGGCGCGCCAGCTCCTGGTCGCGCGATCGCATCAGCACGTCGGGCGTGACGGAAACGAAATGCCCTTCGGCCAGGATGCGCTTCAGGACGTCGGGCGCCGCCTTGAGCCAATGGAAATGGGCCCGCGCCACGCCGGCGCGGCGAAGGCGCTCGAGGGCAACGGGTGCGCCGTGGTAGACGGCATGCAGGAGCACCGGCTTGTCCAGCCGCGCGGCGGCATCGAGAAAGGCGTCCAGCACCTCGATGGCCTCATGCGGCAGGCGATCGCGCTCGGCCTCCGGCAGGGCGTAGTGGGGAAACCCGACCTCTCCCACGGCGTCCACCTCGCCCGCGTGGGCCTCCAGGAGCGCGAGCACGGCGTCCACCTCGTCGCGGTTCCAGCTCGTCCGCTCGGGGTGCAGCCCGAAGGCGATGCCAACGCGGCCGGAAAAGCGCCGCTTGATGGCGAGCAGGCGGCGGCAGGAGGCGGCATCGGTGGCCACGGCCAGAACAAAGCCCACGCCGGCCGCCCACGCCCGCGCGAGCACCGCCTCCGGATCGGCATAGCGATCGAGGTGCACATGGGCGTCCCACCACATGTCGGCCATGGAGCCGTCGCGACCACCGTCACCGGGGAGGCCCTCCCCCGCCCCGCGGGCCCCCATCGCGTCCGGCGCAAAAAAGGCCCCGGTCACCTGCCGGAGCCCGAAGGCCGCATTCCTCTCCCGCGCCGCCATGCGCGCTTCACCCCTTGCGCCCCTTTACGAGGAGGGCGTGGTCCACCTTGATGCACCGGTCCATCACCACGACAAGGCCGCCCTCCTGGGCAATGCGCGCCGCCTCCTCGTTGTAGACGCCCTCTTGCAGCCACAAGGCCTTGGCGCCAATCTTCACCGCCTCCTCGGCCACGGGCACGGTGTGCTCGCTGCGCCGGAAAACGTCGACGATGTCCACGGGTTCGTCGATCTCGGTCAGGGACGCGACCGCCTTCTCGCCCAGCACTTCCGTCACGTTCGGGTTGACGGGAATGATGCGGTAGCCCGCCGCCTGGAGCGCCGCGGCCACCTGGTGGCTCGTCCGCTCCGGGTTGTCGGATAGGCCCACCACCGCGATGGTTTTCGCCTCTTCCAGCAGCCGACGGCGGACCTCGTCGGGGGGATTGCGAAAGGCCATGCGGGTTCCTCCTTTCGATTGCCGCGCGCCCGGCCGAGCCGTGCCGGGCGCGCCCCAAGTGCCACCAACGCCTCACTTGAACACCGGCGCGGCCAGTTCGGCCAATTTCTCGAAGGACGACTTTTCGACGTCCTCGTGGAGGCTGTTGCCGTGGGCGTCCATTGTCACCACGGCGGCAAAGTTCTTGACGCGCAGGAGCCACATCGCCTCGGGGATGCCAAACTCCTCGAGGAAGTAAACCCCTTCCACCGCCTCAACACAGTCGGCGTAGTACTGCGCCGCGCCGCCAATGGCGTTCAGGTACACCGCGCCGCATTCCTTGAGGGCTTCGAGGGTTTTCTTGCCCATCCCGCCCTTGCCGATCACGGCGCGGATGCCAAACTTGCGGATGATGTCGGCCTGGTAGGGCTCTTCGCGGATGCTCGTCGTCGGACCGGCCGCTTTCACCTGCCAGTTGCCCGCCTCGTCCTTCACCATCACCGGGCCGCAGTGGTAGATGACGCCTCCGCGCAGGTCCACCGGGCTGTCGTGGTCGACGAGGTACTTGTGGAGCGCGTCACGGCCGGTGTAGACGAGCCCGTTCAGGATGACCACGTCGCCGACGCGCAGGTCGCGGACCTGCTCCTCCGTAAGCGGCGTGGTGAGCACGACGGTGCGGGTTCCGCTTCCGCCCGCGGCGGCCAGGTCTTCCTGGCCCTTGGGCATCGGCACGGGTTCGTCGCGGTACAGCCAGCGCTTGATCTTCCCCGTCTGCGCATCGATGACCACGCCCATGCGGCGGAAGGCCCAGCAGTTGTAGGCCACCGACACGAAGAAGCTGGCCGGCAGGCGGTTCAGCTTGGTGATCTTGCACCCGAGAAGCGTGGTCTGGCCCCCAAAGCCCATCGTCCCGATGCCCAGCTTGTTGGCGTGCTCCATGATGTACGCTTCCAGCTCGCGCAGCTGCGGATCGGGATTGACGTCATCGACGGGTCGGAACAGCTGCTCCTTGGCCGCCTGGTAGCCGGTGGTGCGGTCGCCGCCGATGCACACGCCAATGAACCCGGCGCTGCACCCCTGCCCTTGGGCCTGGTAGACGGCATGCAAGATGCACTTGCGCACCCCGTCGAGGTCGCGATTGGCCCGCCCCAGCCCGGGCAGCTCACAGGGCAGGCTGTACTGGATGTTCTTGTTCTCGCAGCCGCCGCCCTTGAGCAGGAGGCGCACCTCGATGTCGTCGTGCTCCCACTGTTCAAAGTGGATGACCGGCATCCCCGGTCCCAGGTTGTCGCCCGTGTTCTTGCCGGTGATCGGGTCGACGGAATTGGGGCGCAGCTTGCCGTTCTTCGTCGCCTCCGCCACCGCCTCGCGGATGGCCTTCTTCATCTCGATCTGGTTGGCCCCCACCGGACACTTGATCTCAAAGGTGGGCATCCCGGTGTCCTGGCAGATGGGCGAGACGTTTTCCTCGGCCATGCGGATGTTGTCCACGATGGTGGCCAAGGCCAGGGCCGCGCGCGTCCCGGCGTCCTCGCGTGCCTTGGCGCGCAGGATGGCCCGGCGCACGTCGGCGGGCAGGTTCGTCGACGTCTCCACGATCAGCTCGTAGATGCTTTCCTTGAACTGCCGCAGGTCCATACGCATACCCCTTTTCCGTAATCTTTCGACGGAATCCGTAGCGAAAACACGCCCTTTCCACGCAACAGTATAGCACAAGTTTGCCTCTGCGGCCGCTCCCCTCAGGCGATGGCCCGTTTCCCCGCGCCGCGCACGCCCCTTGCCCCTGCCGTCCATAAACTGTAGCGTACCCTACCCTTCGCCAATCCACACCGAAGGAGGAGGTTGCCTTGCCTACCGCGCGAAAACGGGCCACGCGCGCTCGCAGCGGACCGGGCCACCCCACGGCATCCCTGCGCGAGCTCTTTCTCGCGGTCACCGAAACCCGCGAGCGGATGGCCCGCATCGAAGAACAGCTCGGGCAGATGAACCATCTTCTGGAACGCGTCGACGAGATTCGCTATTACGTCGTTCCGCCGCGCCGCCGCCGTGAGCTCACCGCTCCCCCCGGCACCCGTCCACCGCGCTTCGGCCTGCGCCGGTCGTCCGCCCCGGAAGCCTCCCGCCCGCCTTCCGCTCCGCTGGCAAGCAGCGAACTGACCAAACAGCTGCCCGCCCTTGCCGAACTGCTCAAAAACCCCCTCGTCCGCTCGCTCGTTCGCGCGCTGCAAAGCCGCCGGTAAACAAGCAAACGCCCACTCCACGCAAAATGCCCGGATCGGCTGGCCATCGCCAGCGATTCCGGGCATTGTTGTGCGAAAAACGCTTCCCGCGCGCCTGGCCACATCTCTACGCCGGCGCTTTTAGGGCACGCGCGGCGGATAGAAATAGCGCAAGGGCTCGTCAAACTCGATCCAGTCGACGTTAACCATAAGCAGCAGGTACCGCTTCCCCGTCCTCGGGTCGCTGATGATGATGTGGTCCTTCCCCGACGCCTCCAGCCGCCCGCGAAAGATCTTGGCGTTCCACTCGGCGTTGTTTTCAAAGGTCATATAGACGGTGACCATCTTGCCGAGGTTGAGGCGGAGGATGTTTTCAATGTACGACTCCTCAAGCGGAAGCTGCGGGGGCATTCCCGGCGCGGGGGTGGGCATCGGGCGCCGCGGCTGCCCGCCCGGCTGACCCGGCGGCTGGCCATTCGCCGCGACGGGATACCCTTGGGGCCAGAAAAGCGGAGACGGAACATACGACGGGTACATGGGTCACCCTCCCTTGGTTGGCCGACAAACCGGCCGGCACACGCGCGTCAATAGGTCCCATACACGTTGGGGCAGTCGCGATAGACCGGCTGATAAAAGCAATGCGCTTTGTATCGCCCGCTGAGCCGTCCGAACCACTGCGGAGGACAAGCCTGCGGGGGACGAAAGAACCACAGGGCAAACGTGGCCGGGTGAACCCGCTCGCCGTTGACGACGCGGCGGGCCAGGCGGATGTGGTGTTCGCGCGGGTGCTGGTAAAAGTACGAGTAGCGCACCGCTTCAAACCCGCCCGGCGATTGAAAGACCATTTGCGGGATGGTCCGGATGCCACGAAAATCCAGACAATTGGCCCGGACCCGGTTCACGCCGACGTTGCCGACCATAAGCATGCCCAGCTCGCCTTCGCCTTCGGCCTCGGCCCGCATGAGCTGGGCCAACAGCCGGATGTCTTGTTCCCTTGCCCGAATAACGGCCATCGGCCCACTCCCTTGCCTATTGGGTTCAATGACAGAATACTGGGTATTGGCACGAAGGGTGACGTCGGGAGCGAAGAAAACCTAGGGGAGCAGAACCCTTTCAGGACGGGAGGGGGCAGTGATTGGGCCTACCAAACAGGGCTGCCGACGCCACGCGTCGACAGCCCTTTTTCTGCTGAGCAGCCACCTTTCGCCCATTCCCGATCGACGGATCGGGGACGGGTTCCCGCGAACCGTCTACCGCCGTGCGCCGACACGACCGGCAAGCTGGCACGCGGCAGCCAAGGGACAGCCGGCACAGCGCGGCGCATTCTTGCGGCACACGTCTTTCCCAAACTCCACGATCAGGGCGTGGAACAAGGCCAATTCGTCAACCGCAAACCCCTCGGCGAGGACGGCGCGGCGCACCTCGCCGTAGGCAAAGGGCCGCCCCCACAGCCGCTCGGCCAGGCGGCGGGTGTAGGCGTCGCCGATGAACGCCGGCAGCCGAAAGACGTAGAGGAGGAGCGTGTCGGCCGTCTCCTCCCCCACCCCCTTGATGGCCAAAAGCGCGCGGCGCAAGGCCTCGACCGATGCCGCGTCGCACGGCTGCTCGAGCGGCGTGCGCCGCAAAAAGGCGGCCAGGCGCCGCAGCGTAGCGGCTTTCTGCCGGTAATACCCGGCCGGGCGAATGGCCTTCTCCACCGCGGCGCGGTCGGCGACCTCGAGCGCGTCGGGCGCGGTGAGGCCGCGCGCGCGCAGCCCCTCCAGGGCCCGCTTGGCATTCGTCCACGCCGTGTTTTGCACGAGCACCGTCCCCCACGCCCGCTCGTACGGATCGGCAATGCCCCACCACCCGTCGGGGGTGAGGTCGGGCGCCCACGCCGCCAGCGCCCGGTACAGATCCCGCCATGTCAGGGGCGCGCGTGCGGTTTTCGCGGGAACGTCTCCCGCATCGGCCGCCGCCCCGGCACGGCCCGCGGCACGATTATTTTCCGCCATCGCCCTCCGCGCGCACCTCCACGCCGACCGCTTTTTCGAGCGGGCGGATGATCGCCGCCACGTCTTCCCGGCCGTGGCCCTGCGCCTGCGCCTCGCCGACCATCGCCTCGGCCACGCGCCCGAGGCGCAGCGGCACGCCCAGCTCCTCGGCCAATTGCGTGGCGATGCGCATGTCCTTGTACAAAAGGTCGATGGCAAAGCGCTGGGCAAAGTCCCGCTCCTGGATGAGAGAAACGGTGCGGTCCATCATGTAGCTGTGGCCGGTGCTGTGCTTGAGGATCTCGTAGAGGACGCGCGAGTCGATGCCCGCCTTGGCCCCCATCACGAAGGCCTCCGCCAGCGCCGCCGTGTGCACACCGACGAGCAGGTTGTTGATCAACTTGACCACGCTGCCGCTGCCCACCGGGCCGACGAGGACCACAAATTTGCCCATCGCCTCGAAGACGGGCTTGGCCTTCGCGAAGGCCTCCGGCTCCCCGCCGCACATGATCGTCAGCGTCCCCGCCTCGGCGCCCATCGGCCCGCCGCTCACCGGGGCGTCGAGAAAGTGCACGCCCTTGGCCCGAGCCGCCTCGAAGATCTTGCGGTTCAGCGCCGGGCTGACCGTGCTATGGTCGGCCAGGATCGTGCCTGGACGCGCGCCGGCCAGGAGGCCGTTTTCCCCCAGGTACACCGCTTCCACCGTCTCCGGCATGGGCAAACAGGTCAGCGCGACGTCCACTTGCGCGGCCAAATCGGCCGGATTGGCCGCTTCCTTGGCCCCCAGCGCCACCGCCGCCTCGATGGGCCCCCGGCTGCGGCTGACCACGACCACCTCGAACCCCGCTTTTAGCAAATTTTTCGTCATCGGCAGCCCCATCGTCCCGAGTCCGACAAAACCGACCTTCATCTCGTACTCTCCTCCTTGCGGTCTGCGGGAACGAGACAGCCGGCGCGCGCGGCGCCGGCGTCCTCCCCGTTACTTCCCGCCGAAGCGAATGGCCAGTTGCGTGAGCGTGCGCACCGCCACGCCCGTCGCCCCGGCCGGATAGTGGCCGCGATCCTTGTCGGTGTCCGCCGTGCCGGCGATGTCGAGGTGCACCCATGGGGTGTCCTCGGCAAAAGCGCGCAGGAACAGCCCACCCTGGATGGTGCCCGCCGGACGGCCGGCGTCGTTCTTCAGGTCGGCCACCTCGCTCTCGATGTACTCCTCGTATTCGTCAAAGAGCGGCAGCTCCCACACCTTTTCGCCGGCGATCTCAGCCGCCTTCTTCACCTCATCGGCCCACTCGGCGTTGTTCGTCATCAGGCCGCTGGCCGCCTTGCCCAAGGCGACGATCACCGCTCCGGTCAGCGTGGCCACGTCGACCAGCTTCGTCGCGCCGAGCTGCTTGGCGTAGGCGATGCCGTCGGCGAGGATCAGGCGCCCCTCGGCGTCGGTGTGCCGCACTTCGATGGTCTTCCCGGAGAAGGAGGTGATCACATCCCCCGGCTTGAAGGCGCGCCCGGAAACAAGGTTTTCACAGGCCGGGATCACCGCCACCACGTTGACATGCGGCTGCAGCGCGCCGATGGCATCCATGGCCCCGAGCACTGCGGCGGCGCCGGCCATGTCCATCTTCATCTCGTGCATCCCCTCATCGGGCTTGATCTGCACGCCGCCGGCATCGAAGGTAATCCCCTTGCCGATAAAGCCGAGCATCTCCTTGCTGTCCGCCGCCCCCTTGTACTGCAGGACGATCAGCTTCGGCGGCTCGTCGCTGCCCTTGGCCACGCTGAGGAAGGCGCCGAAGCCGAGGGCCTCCAGCTCGTCCCGCTCGAGCACGCGAAACTCCAGGTTGCGCCGGCGGGCAATCTCCGCCGCCTTTTCGGCCAGTACCGTCGGCGTCATGCGGTTGGCCGGCGTGTTGACGAGATCACGCGCGAAGTTGGTCGCCCGGGCAAACACCTCGCCCCGCTCCACGGCCACCGCCGCGGCGCGGTCGGATATGGAATCGTCGACAACGACGGTCAGCCGCTCCAACGCCAACTTTTCTTCCTTTTCGCCGGTTTTGTAGCCTTGATACCGGTATGTACCGAGCAGCACCCCTTCCACAAGGCTCTGCACCACGTCAACCGGATTCCACTTTTTGTCATGGTTCTCCAGGACGGTCAGCGTCAAGTGGTGCACACCCACGTCTCGCGCTTTGCGGGCAGCGATGCCAAAGGCATCGCGGATCTTTTCCAGCGTGAGCTTTTCCTCTTTCCCCAATCCCAGAACGATCGTGCGGCGAGCCGGGATTTTGCCCCAGTTGTGCAAGATGGTCACTTCCCCGAACTTGCCGCGTACCTCCTTGAGCGCCATCAGCTCGGCAATGCGATGCCCCAGCGCCTCGTCGACCATGCGGGCAAACCCTCGCAGGGCCTCGTGGCCTTCACACACCGTGACCACCAGCGCATCAGTCGTCAGCTTCGTCGGATTTTCACGGGTAACACGAATCTCCACCCGTCTCCCTCCTCGACTTGTCCAGTGTCCGTTCCCGTTTTTCATTATACGAGATGACAGGGATGGAAGGCACGCGAAAAAACGGAACCGTAGGCGCTTTCACGCGGCCGCAATCCACAAAAAAACGCGCCCCACCGCGATGACACCGGTGTGAGACGCGCTACAGTTCCAGAAGCAACATTTCTCGCCGCAACGCCTCCAATCGCTCTTTGCACGCTTCGATGGTTTCCAGGTCTTCACACATAATCGCGTGGTGCAATTTGGCCAGCTCCTCGTCAATCTCCCGACGAAGTAGGGGAATGCGCCGTTCGGCGTCGGTACGCTTGAACGCCCGAAGCACTTGCTCCATGGTCACGCCTTGGCCTTTTTTAGGGAAAGTAGTCCATGCGAATCCCTCACTTTGCCGTTGGAATGGCCGGATGCCAGTCACATCCTGCAGTCCGCGTTCCGCCCCCGGAAATCCGTCCCCTCCGTTTCCCGTGCAACTGACGCTTTTTTGTCCAGTATATGCCGGTTGTGTTATAGTGATAGCAAGTGTATGCGCTGAGGAGGTGTCTCATGTGCCAGCCTTTACCGGCTTCACCGCCGCCGACTTCGAGGCCATGACCGTTCCTGGCTTGGAGGCACGGATGCGCGCGATCAAGGAAACGGTACGCCCGAAGCTGGAGGCCCTCGGCCAGCGGCTGGCCCCTGCTCTGTCGGCGATGAGCGGGGATCGGTTTTTCGCCCATGTGGCCAAGCACGCCCGTCGCACCGTCAACCCGCCCGACAGCACATGGGTGGCCTGGGCGGCCAATCCGCGCGGCTATAAGAAGGATCCCCACTTCCAGGTGGGCCTGTGGTCCACCCACCTGTTCGTCTGGTTTGCCCTGATCGAGGAGTCGCCGCTTAAGCCGCATTTCGCCGAAAACCTCGAACGCCACCTGGACAAGATCCGTGCCGCGATCCCCGCCCATTTCCGCTGGTCACGAGACCACACGGTTCCGGAGAGCACGCCGCACGCCGACATGACCGACGAGGAC is a window of Calditerricola satsumensis DNA encoding:
- a CDS encoding TatD family hydrolase, with translation MAARERNAAFGLRQVTGAFFAPDAMGARGAGEGLPGDGGRDGSMADMWWDAHVHLDRYADPEAVLARAWAAGVGFVLAVATDAASCRRLLAIKRRFSGRVGIAFGLHPERTSWNRDEVDAVLALLEAHAGEVDAVGEVGFPHYALPEAERDRLPHEAIEVLDAFLDAAARLDKPVLLHAVYHGAPVALERLRRAGVARAHFHWLKAAPDVLKRILAEGHFVSVTPDVLMRSRDQELARRVPLTQLLLETDGPWPFDGPFCGRPAEPAWIPRVGAAVAALKGIDGAVLRRAVWENGRRLLNGSL
- a CDS encoding CoA-binding protein, with the protein product MAFRNPPDEVRRRLLEEAKTIAVVGLSDNPERTSHQVAAALQAAGYRIIPVNPNVTEVLGEKAVASLTEIDEPVDIVDVFRRSEHTVPVAEEAVKIGAKALWLQEGVYNEEAARIAQEGGLVVVMDRCIKVDHALLVKGRKG
- a CDS encoding fumarate hydratase, coding for MDLRQFKESIYELIVETSTNLPADVRRAILRAKAREDAGTRAALALATIVDNIRMAEENVSPICQDTGMPTFEIKCPVGANQIEMKKAIREAVAEATKNGKLRPNSVDPITGKNTGDNLGPGMPVIHFEQWEHDDIEVRLLLKGGGCENKNIQYSLPCELPGLGRANRDLDGVRKCILHAVYQAQGQGCSAGFIGVCIGGDRTTGYQAAKEQLFRPVDDVNPDPQLRELEAYIMEHANKLGIGTMGFGGQTTLLGCKITKLNRLPASFFVSVAYNCWAFRRMGVVIDAQTGKIKRWLYRDEPVPMPKGQEDLAAAGGSGTRTVVLTTPLTEEQVRDLRVGDVVILNGLVYTGRDALHKYLVDHDSPVDLRGGVIYHCGPVMVKDEAGNWQVKAAGPTTSIREEPYQADIIRKFGIRAVIGKGGMGKKTLEALKECGAVYLNAIGGAAQYYADCVEAVEGVYFLEEFGIPEAMWLLRVKNFAAVVTMDAHGNSLHEDVEKSSFEKLAELAAPVFK
- the gerQ gene encoding spore coat protein GerQ → MYPSYVPSPLFWPQGYPVAANGQPPGQPGGQPRRPMPTPAPGMPPQLPLEESYIENILRLNLGKMVTVYMTFENNAEWNAKIFRGRLEASGKDHIIISDPRTGKRYLLLMVNVDWIEFDEPLRYFYPPRVP
- a CDS encoding cell wall hydrolase, which produces MAVIRAREQDIRLLAQLMRAEAEGEGELGMLMVGNVGVNRVRANCLDFRGIRTIPQMVFQSPGGFEAVRYSYFYQHPREHHIRLARRVVNGERVHPATFALWFFRPPQACPPQWFGRLSGRYKAHCFYQPVYRDCPNVYGTY
- a CDS encoding endonuclease III domain-containing protein, with amino-acid sequence MAENNRAAGRAGAAADAGDVPAKTARAPLTWRDLYRALAAWAPDLTPDGWWGIADPYERAWGTVLVQNTAWTNAKRALEGLRARGLTAPDALEVADRAAVEKAIRPAGYYRQKAATLRRLAAFLRRTPLEQPCDAASVEALRRALLAIKGVGEETADTLLLYVFRLPAFIGDAYTRRLAERLWGRPFAYGEVRRAVLAEGFAVDELALFHALIVEFGKDVCRKNAPRCAGCPLAAACQLAGRVGARR
- a CDS encoding NAD(P)-dependent oxidoreductase produces the protein MKVGFVGLGTMGLPMTKNLLKAGFEVVVVSRSRGPIEAAVALGAKEAANPADLAAQVDVALTCLPMPETVEAVYLGENGLLAGARPGTILADHSTVSPALNRKIFEAARAKGVHFLDAPVSGGPMGAEAGTLTIMCGGEPEAFAKAKPVFEAMGKFVVLVGPVGSGSVVKLINNLLVGVHTAALAEAFVMGAKAGIDSRVLYEILKHSTGHSYMMDRTVSLIQERDFAQRFAIDLLYKDMRIATQLAEELGVPLRLGRVAEAMVGEAQAQGHGREDVAAIIRPLEKAVGVEVRAEGDGGK
- a CDS encoding leucyl aminopeptidase — translated: MEIRVTRENPTKLTTDALVVTVCEGHEALRGFARMVDEALGHRIAELMALKEVRGKFGEVTILHNWGKIPARRTIVLGLGKEEKLTLEKIRDAFGIAARKARDVGVHHLTLTVLENHDKKWNPVDVVQSLVEGVLLGTYRYQGYKTGEKEEKLALERLTVVVDDSISDRAAAVAVERGEVFARATNFARDLVNTPANRMTPTVLAEKAAEIARRRNLEFRVLERDELEALGFGAFLSVAKGSDEPPKLIVLQYKGAADSKEMLGFIGKGITFDAGGVQIKPDEGMHEMKMDMAGAAAVLGAMDAIGALQPHVNVVAVIPACENLVSGRAFKPGDVITSFSGKTIEVRHTDAEGRLILADGIAYAKQLGATKLVDVATLTGAVIVALGKAASGLMTNNAEWADEVKKAAEIAGEKVWELPLFDEYEEYIESEVADLKNDAGRPAGTIQGGLFLRAFAEDTPWVHLDIAGTADTDKDRGHYPAGATGVAVRTLTQLAIRFGGK
- a CDS encoding YktB family protein; translation: MPAFTGFTAADFEAMTVPGLEARMRAIKETVRPKLEALGQRLAPALSAMSGDRFFAHVAKHARRTVNPPDSTWVAWAANPRGYKKDPHFQVGLWSTHLFVWFALIEESPLKPHFAENLERHLDKIRAAIPAHFRWSRDHTVPESTPHADMTDEDFVTLIRRLKEVKKAEVLCGITIDRTDPLLTDGDALFARIEETFQTLMPLYRLAR